In one Pseudomonas sp. Bout1 genomic region, the following are encoded:
- a CDS encoding adhesin has protein sequence MNRSWLIIAALSCASAMADNNATINNSGQQYSGVASVNQSAGNQQQQVNSRAIVVGGQAHDSLVQKLDGKVDASLNANAAIQGSSFSNGNGVLGVNQSAGANTQMINAVRISINPGPQSIDDSVLSQQNTTLLTDSGLTPTTGSRQVVTSDQAFTGSRGVVQVNQSAGVGNRVANTLAITIK, from the coding sequence ATGAATCGCTCCTGGCTCATCATCGCCGCACTGAGTTGCGCATCGGCCATGGCCGACAACAACGCAACGATCAATAACAGCGGCCAGCAATACAGCGGTGTCGCCTCGGTCAACCAGTCTGCCGGCAATCAGCAACAGCAGGTCAACAGTCGCGCCATCGTCGTCGGCGGACAAGCCCACGATTCACTGGTGCAGAAACTCGATGGCAAGGTCGATGCTTCCCTGAACGCCAACGCGGCGATCCAGGGTTCCTCTTTCAGCAATGGCAACGGTGTGCTGGGCGTCAACCAGTCGGCCGGAGCCAATACACAGATGATCAATGCCGTGCGGATCAGTATCAATCCGGGTCCGCAAAGCATCGATGACAGCGTTTTGTCGCAGCAGAACACGACGCTGTTAACAGACTCAGGGCTCACCCCCACCACTGGCAGCCGCCAGGTCGTTACCAGCGACCAGGCCTTCACCGGCAGCCGAGGAGTGGTACAGGTGAACCAGAGTGCGGGGGTGGGGAACCGAGTGGCTAACACCCTGGCTATCACTATCAAGTAA
- a CDS encoding PepSY domain-containing protein encodes MFKQTLAAVVATTALLSAGAAMADKPGAGWITIEKAIEAAKTKAGYIEVYKIEADNDGYWEGEGRKSDGIVYEFRIDGESGNVLRDQKD; translated from the coding sequence ATGTTTAAGCAAACCTTAGCCGCCGTCGTCGCAACCACAGCCTTGCTCAGTGCCGGCGCTGCCATGGCGGACAAGCCGGGTGCCGGCTGGATCACCATCGAGAAAGCCATCGAGGCTGCCAAGACCAAGGCAGGCTACATCGAGGTCTACAAGATCGAAGCCGATAACGATGGCTACTGGGAAGGTGAAGGGCGCAAGTCCGACGGTATCGTCTATGAGTTCCGCATCGACGGTGAATCCGGCAATGTGCTGCGTGACCAGAAAGACTGA
- a CDS encoding FecR family protein, which yields MTDKSLSEAQYDAITDAAAHWCMRLHAGDCTTAERQAFEQWHDAHPLHAFEYAAMLEIWDVADHLPRSEPAPVVVRLKPRSRLHNYAVAAAIALVALPLAAFTGWEVGWLPSSYKHYEAQSSLRQVTLDDGSKVELNLGTELVYRNYKDQRRVTLKKGEAFFNVSHDPQHPFIVHAGDGQVQVTGTQFNVWKYEDRVRVMLLQGSVLVTSDEAHSGLRLSPGMQASYSRGDIIPQAQPVAPGDTALAWREGKLILDNLALADALPLINRYLSKPVMLADAGTGAIRIGGIYNINEVSNLVPSLPKVLPVYLTQNQDGNPVLNSIPRKTPKS from the coding sequence ATGACAGATAAGTCCCTTTCAGAAGCCCAATATGACGCGATCACCGATGCGGCTGCGCACTGGTGCATGCGTTTGCACGCCGGCGATTGCACAACGGCGGAGCGTCAGGCTTTCGAGCAGTGGCACGATGCGCACCCACTGCATGCCTTCGAATATGCCGCGATGCTGGAAATCTGGGACGTTGCCGACCACCTGCCCCGCAGCGAACCGGCCCCTGTCGTGGTCCGGCTAAAGCCTCGCAGCCGGTTGCACAACTACGCAGTAGCCGCGGCGATAGCCCTGGTAGCCTTGCCATTGGCGGCCTTTACCGGCTGGGAAGTCGGCTGGTTACCCAGCTCATACAAGCATTACGAAGCCCAAAGCAGCCTGCGCCAGGTCACCCTCGATGATGGCAGTAAGGTTGAGCTGAACCTGGGCACCGAGCTGGTCTACCGCAATTACAAGGACCAGCGCCGGGTCACCCTGAAAAAGGGCGAAGCATTTTTTAACGTCAGCCATGACCCGCAGCACCCCTTCATTGTGCATGCAGGGGACGGCCAGGTGCAGGTGACGGGCACCCAGTTCAACGTCTGGAAATACGAAGACCGTGTGCGGGTCATGCTGCTGCAGGGCTCGGTGCTGGTGACCAGCGATGAGGCCCACAGTGGCCTGCGCCTGTCTCCGGGGATGCAGGCCAGTTACAGCCGTGGTGATATCATCCCGCAGGCCCAGCCGGTTGCCCCGGGCGACACGGCCCTGGCCTGGCGTGAGGGTAAGCTGATCCTCGACAACCTGGCCCTGGCCGATGCGTTGCCGCTGATCAACCGCTACCTGAGCAAACCGGTAATGCTGGCTGACGCCGGCACCGGCGCAATTCGCATTGGCGGCATCTACAACATCAACGAGGTGTCTAACCTCGTCCCCTCCCTGCCCAAGGTTTTGCCGGTCTACCTGACCCAGAACCAGGACGGCAACCCCGTACTCAATTCCATTCCGCGTAAAACCCCAAAGAGCTGA
- a CDS encoding C39 family peptidase: protein MRLVTLTLLLMLTGPTWAGQMAISAMPGGAVIFKKVESIRERRFANLVEQKTDFSCGAAALATILRQAYWLDVDEAHIIKGMLVNADQDLVRTQGFSMLDMKRYLESIGMRARGYKIGPDTLVTVKIPVLVLLEIRGYKHFVVMQRADKDWVYIGDPVLGHKRYSRDDFVKGWNGIVFAVLGEGYDKANILLDPPTPLTAKNKMNEFRPVGDAELMDFGFIQSDFF, encoded by the coding sequence ATGCGCCTCGTGACGCTCACCCTCTTGTTAATGCTCACCGGCCCGACCTGGGCAGGGCAAATGGCAATTTCAGCCATGCCCGGCGGTGCCGTGATATTCAAGAAGGTCGAGAGCATTCGTGAACGCCGCTTCGCCAACCTGGTGGAACAGAAGACCGATTTCAGCTGCGGTGCCGCGGCACTCGCCACCATCCTGCGTCAGGCCTATTGGCTGGACGTCGACGAAGCACACATCATCAAAGGCATGCTGGTCAACGCTGACCAGGACCTGGTACGTACCCAAGGCTTCTCCATGCTGGACATGAAGCGCTACCTCGAAAGTATCGGCATGCGTGCCCGGGGCTACAAGATCGGGCCAGATACCCTGGTCACCGTGAAAATCCCCGTCCTGGTACTGCTGGAAATTCGCGGCTACAAGCACTTCGTGGTCATGCAGCGCGCCGACAAGGACTGGGTCTATATCGGCGACCCGGTACTGGGGCATAAACGCTATTCGCGTGACGACTTCGTCAAGGGCTGGAACGGCATCGTTTTCGCCGTACTCGGTGAAGGCTACGACAAGGCCAACATTCTGCTCGACCCACCCACACCCCTGACGGCGAAAAACAAAATGAATGAGTTCAGGCCCGTGGGTGATGCAGAACTGATGGACTTCGGTTTTATCCAGAGCGACTTCTTCTAG
- a CDS encoding dermonecrotic toxin domain-containing protein, giving the protein MPYFFAEAMRVGWKVLDRERQLNITPQDIEFLGKVFIASDAGRREKTPPMIAQRVWLNKNTAHAFELAGSFIMSSTSVYPHAFLYTPYGGLEKFDHRPALLAALGERLKTPAQAAQLLCFLPLLQQHQPVLDTTPVLTPEDIAGDVFGDQERILKHYQNKNREVLLATLKQLPSLDTLLTQLIESVARPLFPGLFAGDTQVSFFAARPTATHPVRWLDSLPINNALLLFYREQAWPAGQTREFFHPQRPPDAKDPQRRSRDAQLWETAIKQAAGQLISFLQSVLETFWNTDLSPGVSRRSGFAQVMAANARLDILLKRQQAIISPEQSRSLAALYLSSGPAPEDSQTLRFERPHIWEHPANVVTLANTLLIGNAKAYFYTSEKGLQVLGSYEDLMSALKAMVKAPGYEDDFYNLMSLQERALFIGFKAPQFSGSRIGGNLFAQLFDDIIAKQQQNLAYALDLYRRTRAGIEPSALVDHALDVRYMIDSRLLALDTAGRWTPHSVLADPTRPVSPTAQRTALMQKQLASIQQALAERVRAQPTLATRVNTTLSSKLNQRHRINTAADQIFVNRYDTAARATEPESPRQSQTLTACFVDRLTRGTGPIPQTATYGLYQVQGSGPAAQRLNLQIEQANAILDDTLVQFHNHRIADLPREHLEQLKASMAHAMSVAIQGEARLRRLNNSLDSRDEAMIQTVFDLQHANRHQRMGLDGFIPDAYAVTVEPQGQPQRISLANCTVLTERGGLDPSHSGRVLLWTPAGGLERFTDVGRLQSELERRLSDPHRRETLLANLDPSQREPHQRYVLGRFLLINESVAQHRQQSWINHYIGQRAHCLALGLPGSALLKRLGELERALPATNLMHTARIAQTLMVQQALPAWLGMAPIPEQRRHCEILEQYRHSLKDDKDYLDGFPSLSSYVSDTLNDVLKAYGVDARNVHITPRLVLAGQRQNLVDYALNHVTEQAATFDVESTATGLTPAVVRQILARLPLKQDNQRYLASHLTPGNPGAAEREQRFIRQLPWQLLQHAHGLMLQEQLSPTAMGLITQILDMPDAIARAAVKGTTALIRPLELIATAGARTIKALGVYLFNATGKGPLVIYTPYYPTQAFQEFDDEADFLRRLNLPGALQDWVVEHLPTAERATYKNLWASTVGQTAEITLASNPINGHALKQLYRDNIALMSNMLEQQTHTAGQGPWATLKALFTQGLQQAQSLLPAKVMLPLVIWQSYKLFKASAEDLQQHHWRHALETFIAGVAQMASMRDLMNEQPVSTTTPVQAAPVEKARTWQEIGITDQARTQRQPFETCDLSLAPLTAASSGVYTATDNHHYLPLEGKVYQAETANGQWRLFSARSKGPYVQLDSDRRWALDIRAARRRHGPGFSRYLERREVNEVVRSTMNVEARGMAQIRRISPHRAQVIVDALDLATFYLHNCQQNIKLLDPKYPPVTRVHRFINRFFGVPIDPDTGPGKFPQELSEKLLETITAVLDEALEPSLYSLNSTRFISGAHIADPERHWAFVIDDDPDRRIYLTENFFNPPTSQYEGRLTHHFDKEIHARATTLIHELTHIVSNTVDVAYLNSSSPFSDLIEVQTQEGRDLRTWLQDLQANAYSLSTPIGQLFKSWNGEGATKADVGTDPDDEYIRQQILATTGGVDLSNARGIFKTNLTRRFNTQMDNADSLTLLITTLGRQLDPVPSIAEATP; this is encoded by the coding sequence ATGCCCTACTTTTTCGCCGAAGCCATGCGCGTGGGCTGGAAGGTGCTGGACCGAGAGCGCCAGTTGAACATCACCCCCCAGGACATCGAGTTTCTGGGCAAGGTATTTATCGCCAGCGATGCCGGGCGCCGCGAAAAAACGCCGCCGATGATCGCGCAGCGCGTCTGGCTGAACAAAAACACCGCGCACGCGTTCGAGCTGGCCGGCAGCTTCATCATGAGCTCAACCAGCGTTTACCCACACGCGTTCCTCTACACCCCTTATGGCGGGCTGGAAAAATTCGACCACCGGCCTGCCCTGCTGGCCGCGCTGGGCGAACGCCTGAAAACCCCTGCCCAGGCGGCACAACTCTTGTGTTTCCTGCCCCTGCTGCAACAGCACCAGCCCGTGCTGGACACCACGCCGGTGCTGACGCCCGAGGACATTGCCGGGGATGTATTTGGCGACCAGGAGCGAATCCTTAAGCACTACCAAAACAAAAACCGCGAGGTATTGCTGGCAACGTTAAAGCAGCTACCGTCCCTGGATACGCTGCTGACCCAACTGATTGAAAGCGTTGCCCGCCCGCTGTTCCCCGGGTTGTTTGCGGGCGACACCCAAGTCAGCTTTTTTGCCGCTCGGCCTACCGCCACCCACCCCGTGCGTTGGCTGGATTCACTGCCCATCAATAACGCATTGCTGTTGTTTTACCGCGAGCAGGCCTGGCCTGCCGGGCAAACCCGGGAGTTCTTCCACCCCCAGCGCCCGCCCGATGCCAAGGACCCACAACGCCGCAGCCGCGACGCCCAGCTCTGGGAAACCGCGATCAAGCAGGCCGCAGGCCAACTGATCAGTTTTTTGCAGAGCGTCCTGGAGACTTTCTGGAACACCGACCTGTCGCCAGGCGTATCACGGCGCAGCGGGTTCGCGCAGGTTATGGCCGCGAACGCGCGACTGGACATACTGCTCAAACGCCAGCAAGCCATTATCAGCCCCGAACAAAGCCGCTCATTGGCAGCGCTCTACCTGTCGTCGGGCCCGGCGCCGGAGGATAGCCAAACGTTGCGTTTCGAGCGGCCACACATCTGGGAGCACCCGGCCAATGTCGTGACATTGGCCAACACTCTGCTGATCGGCAATGCCAAAGCGTATTTCTACACCTCGGAAAAAGGCCTTCAAGTGCTGGGAAGCTACGAGGACTTGATGAGTGCTCTCAAGGCCATGGTCAAGGCGCCCGGGTACGAAGACGACTTTTACAACCTGATGTCGCTGCAAGAGCGGGCACTGTTTATCGGTTTCAAGGCACCCCAGTTTTCCGGCAGCCGCATAGGCGGCAACCTGTTTGCGCAGTTGTTCGATGACATCATTGCCAAACAACAGCAAAACCTCGCGTATGCCCTGGACCTGTACCGCCGCACGCGTGCCGGCATCGAGCCTTCAGCGCTGGTGGATCACGCACTGGACGTACGCTACATGATCGACAGCCGCCTCCTCGCGCTCGATACCGCAGGGCGCTGGACCCCCCACTCCGTGCTGGCCGACCCGACCCGCCCCGTCTCACCCACTGCGCAGCGTACCGCCCTGATGCAAAAGCAGCTGGCGAGTATCCAGCAAGCGCTGGCTGAACGGGTCCGGGCACAACCCACGCTGGCGACTCGTGTGAACACCACACTCTCCTCCAAACTCAACCAGCGTCATCGGATAAACACTGCTGCCGACCAGATTTTCGTCAACCGCTACGACACTGCCGCCAGGGCTACCGAACCTGAGTCGCCGCGGCAAAGCCAGACATTGACCGCCTGCTTCGTCGACCGCCTGACGCGAGGCACGGGACCTATCCCGCAAACCGCCACCTACGGCCTATACCAGGTGCAAGGAAGCGGCCCCGCGGCCCAACGGCTGAACCTGCAAATCGAGCAGGCGAACGCGATTCTTGACGATACGCTGGTGCAGTTTCACAACCACCGCATTGCCGATCTGCCCCGCGAGCATCTGGAACAGCTCAAGGCATCGATGGCCCACGCCATGTCAGTGGCCATTCAAGGCGAAGCCCGGCTGCGGCGCCTGAATAACAGCCTGGACAGCCGGGACGAGGCAATGATCCAGACGGTATTCGACCTGCAGCATGCCAACCGCCACCAGCGCATGGGCCTGGACGGTTTTATTCCCGATGCCTACGCCGTGACGGTCGAGCCCCAGGGCCAGCCGCAAAGAATATCGCTGGCCAACTGTACGGTACTTACCGAGCGTGGTGGCCTGGACCCTTCTCACTCCGGGCGGGTGTTGCTGTGGACGCCCGCCGGGGGCCTGGAGCGCTTCACCGACGTGGGGCGCTTGCAAAGCGAACTTGAGCGACGGCTGTCTGATCCGCACCGACGCGAAACACTGCTGGCAAACCTCGACCCCAGCCAGCGCGAGCCTCACCAGCGTTACGTGCTGGGCCGCTTCCTGCTGATCAACGAGTCGGTGGCCCAGCACCGCCAGCAGTCCTGGATCAACCATTACATCGGCCAAAGGGCCCATTGCCTGGCGCTCGGCCTGCCTGGCAGCGCCCTGCTCAAACGCCTGGGTGAGCTGGAGCGAGCGTTGCCTGCCACCAACCTGATGCACACAGCCCGGATCGCCCAGACCTTGATGGTGCAGCAGGCTCTGCCCGCCTGGCTGGGGATGGCACCGATACCGGAGCAGCGACGGCACTGCGAGATCCTTGAGCAATATCGCCATAGCCTCAAGGATGACAAAGACTACCTCGACGGCTTTCCCTCACTGTCGAGCTATGTGAGTGACACGCTCAACGACGTGTTGAAAGCCTATGGGGTTGACGCGCGAAACGTACACATCACGCCCAGGCTGGTGTTGGCCGGCCAGCGCCAGAACCTGGTGGACTACGCGCTTAATCATGTCACCGAGCAGGCCGCGACTTTCGACGTCGAGTCCACCGCCACCGGCCTGACGCCAGCCGTGGTGCGCCAGATACTCGCCCGCTTGCCCCTCAAGCAAGACAACCAACGCTACCTGGCCAGCCACCTGACTCCGGGCAACCCGGGGGCCGCGGAGCGCGAGCAGCGGTTTATTCGGCAGTTGCCCTGGCAACTGCTGCAACATGCCCATGGGCTGATGCTGCAGGAGCAGCTGTCGCCCACTGCCATGGGCTTGATCACGCAGATTCTCGACATGCCCGATGCCATCGCCCGCGCCGCCGTCAAGGGTACGACGGCACTCATTCGTCCCCTAGAGCTGATCGCCACCGCCGGCGCCCGAACCATCAAGGCACTGGGGGTGTATTTATTCAATGCCACGGGAAAAGGCCCGCTGGTCATCTATACGCCTTATTACCCGACGCAGGCGTTCCAGGAGTTTGACGACGAGGCCGATTTTTTGCGCCGGCTCAACCTGCCTGGCGCATTGCAGGACTGGGTGGTCGAGCACCTGCCGACGGCCGAACGGGCCACCTACAAAAACCTCTGGGCCAGCACCGTCGGGCAAACCGCGGAAATCACCCTGGCGTCCAACCCCATCAACGGCCATGCCCTCAAACAGTTGTACCGGGACAACATCGCCTTGATGTCGAACATGCTCGAACAGCAAACCCACACCGCCGGCCAGGGCCCCTGGGCCACGCTCAAGGCGCTGTTTACCCAAGGCCTTCAGCAGGCGCAGAGCCTGTTGCCCGCCAAGGTGATGCTGCCGTTGGTGATCTGGCAGAGCTATAAACTGTTCAAGGCCTCGGCAGAAGACTTGCAACAACACCACTGGCGCCATGCCCTGGAGACATTTATCGCAGGCGTCGCCCAAATGGCATCCATGCGGGACCTGATGAATGAGCAGCCGGTTTCAACCACAACCCCGGTGCAAGCCGCCCCCGTGGAAAAAGCCCGCACCTGGCAAGAGATCGGCATCACCGACCAGGCCCGCACCCAGCGGCAGCCCTTCGAAACCTGCGACCTCAGCCTGGCACCATTGACCGCTGCCAGTTCCGGGGTCTACACCGCCACCGATAACCACCATTACCTTCCCCTGGAGGGAAAGGTCTACCAGGCCGAGACGGCAAATGGGCAATGGCGGCTTTTCAGTGCACGTTCCAAGGGGCCGTACGTGCAGTTGGATAGCGACCGCCGGTGGGCCCTGGATATACGTGCGGCACGACGCCGCCATGGCCCCGGATTCAGCAGGTACCTTGAACGCCGGGAAGTCAATGAAGTGGTGCGCAGCACCATGAACGTCGAAGCCCGCGGCATGGCGCAGATTCGCCGCATATCGCCGCACCGCGCCCAGGTGATCGTGGATGCACTGGACCTGGCAACCTTTTACCTGCACAACTGCCAGCAGAACATCAAGCTGCTGGACCCCAAATACCCCCCGGTCACGCGGGTGCATCGTTTTATCAATCGCTTCTTTGGGGTACCGATCGACCCAGACACCGGGCCCGGGAAGTTTCCCCAGGAGCTTTCGGAAAAACTCCTGGAGACGATTACCGCCGTCCTTGACGAAGCGTTGGAACCGTCGCTTTATTCGCTCAATTCCACCCGGTTTATCTCCGGCGCGCATATTGCCGACCCCGAGCGACATTGGGCCTTTGTCATCGACGATGATCCCGACCGGCGCATCTACCTCACAGAGAACTTCTTCAACCCGCCCACCAGTCAGTATGAGGGCCGCCTGACCCATCACTTCGACAAGGAGATCCACGCCCGCGCCACGACATTGATCCATGAACTGACCCATATCGTCAGCAATACGGTCGACGTGGCGTACCTGAATTCATCATCACCGTTTTCGGACTTGATCGAGGTGCAAACCCAGGAAGGCCGCGACCTTCGCACCTGGTTGCAAGACCTGCAGGCGAATGCCTACTCGTTGAGCACACCCATAGGGCAACTGTTCAAATCATGGAACGGGGAAGGCGCTACAAAGGCCGATGTGGGAACCGACCCGGACGACGAATACATAAGGCAGCAAATTCTTGCCACCACAGGAGGCGTGGACTTGAGCAATGCGCGGGGGATTTTCAAAACCAACCTGACGCGGCGCTTCAATACCCAGATGGATAACGCCGACTCACTGACCTTACTGATCACAACCCTGGGTCGCCAGCTGGACCCGGTACCCTCGATTGCCGAGGCCACGCCGTAA